A window from Solanum stenotomum isolate F172 chromosome 7, ASM1918654v1, whole genome shotgun sequence encodes these proteins:
- the LOC125870936 gene encoding glycine-rich protein 5-like: MANKLSIVILCLALVVVHTTASRDMPSDNGLSDQKNVFVGAGGIGGIGSNGLPFGGVVSGVGGDVGGFGAGIGGGAGFGGGIGGGGLGGIGGVGGLGGIGGGAGGGAGSLPLP; the protein is encoded by the coding sequence ATGGCAAACAAGTTGTCCATAGTTATCCTTTGCCTTGCTTTGGTAGTGGTACACACCACAGCATCAAGAGACATGCCAAGTGACAATGGTCTTTCTGACCAAAAGAATGTTTTTGTAGGCGCTGGAGGTATCGGTGGCATTGGAAGCAATGGACTGCCTTTTGGTGGAGTTGTTAGCGGAGTAGGTGGCGATGTTGGTGGATTTGGTGCTGGAATTGGTGGTGGAGCTGGATTTGGTGGAGGAATTGGGGGTGGTGGACTAGGTGGAATAGGTGGAGTAGGAGGACTAGGTGGTATTGGTGGCGGTGCTGGTGGTGGTGCAGGAAGTCTTCCACTTCCATGa
- the LOC125870937 gene encoding glycine-rich protein 5-like, with the protein MANKLSIVILCLALVVVHTTAAREMPSDNGLSDQKNAFVGAGGISGIGSNGLPFGGVVSGVGGNVGGFGAGIGGGAGFGGGIGGGGLGGVGGLGSIGGDAGAGAGAGSLPLP; encoded by the coding sequence ATGGCAAACAAGTTGTCCATAGTTATCCTTTGTCTTGCTTTGGTAGTGGTTCATACCACAGCAGCAAGAGAAATGCCAAGTGACAATGGTCTTTCTGACCAAAAGAATGCTTTTGTAGGCGCTGGAGGTATTAGTGGCATTGGAAGCAATGGACTACCTTTTGGTGGAGTTGTTAGTGGAGTAGGTGGCAATGTTGGTGGATTTGGTGCTGGAATTGGTGGTGGAGCTGGATTTGGTGGAGGAATTGGGGGTGGTGGACTAGGTGGAGTAGGAGGACTAGGTAGTATTGGTGGCGATGCTGGTGCTGGGGCTGGTGCAGGAAGTCTTCCACTTCCATGA